The following coding sequences lie in one Methanopyrus sp. SNP6 genomic window:
- the cfbA gene encoding sirohydrochlorin nickelochelatase, whose amino-acid sequence MVAVVLVGHGSRLPYSRQVVEKIAEYVEKMGDFETVEVGFMEMCEPTVQEAVKRAAESGVDKIVVVPVFLAHGVHTKRDIPKMLGLEPEWDYDEDEDHHHHHHHHRDYTPVDVDAEIVYAEPLGADPRIAKIVIDRIKEALGEG is encoded by the coding sequence ATGGTAGCGGTGGTGTTGGTCGGGCACGGGAGCCGGCTTCCCTACAGTCGGCAAGTCGTCGAAAAGATCGCTGAATACGTCGAAAAGATGGGTGACTTCGAGACCGTCGAGGTAGGTTTCATGGAGATGTGTGAACCTACCGTTCAGGAAGCCGTGAAGAGGGCGGCGGAGTCCGGTGTCGACAAGATAGTCGTCGTACCGGTGTTCCTGGCCCACGGTGTGCATACGAAGAGGGATATCCCGAAGATGCTGGGACTGGAACCGGAGTGGGACTACGACGAAGATGAGGACCATCACCACCATCACCATCATCACCGTGACTACACGCCCGTGGACGTAGATGCGGAGATAGTGTACGCGGAGCCGCTCGGGGCTGATCCCAGAATCGCCAAGATAGTCATCGATAGGATCAAAGAGGCGTTAGGCGAGGGATAA
- a CDS encoding N-formylglutamate amidohydrolase, giving the protein MELEDGKVSTRMDINGYIELTGTRPVLITAPHAQGPGADVFTGEIAWKVAQATGAYALVATVSRRAKLEDGNPADYNREWARNTPFRRRIDELIKRYGVRFIIDVHGMESDPVRPDVDLGTLGGRSVKGKLVSKIVKRLEEAGFDVGFEQEFQGGDILEYHCDGERVQGVQLELSEELRELGEYRAVQAVLVVVNTVLEEV; this is encoded by the coding sequence TTGGAACTAGAAGATGGAAAGGTCAGCACTCGGATGGATATCAACGGATATATAGAACTCACCGGGACGCGGCCGGTACTAATAACGGCACCTCACGCTCAGGGTCCAGGCGCGGACGTATTCACTGGTGAAATCGCGTGGAAGGTGGCTCAAGCTACCGGAGCGTACGCTTTAGTAGCAACCGTCAGCAGGCGAGCTAAGCTGGAGGACGGGAACCCGGCGGACTACAACCGCGAATGGGCACGGAACACTCCCTTTCGACGTCGTATCGACGAGCTGATTAAAAGGTACGGTGTCAGGTTCATAATCGACGTGCACGGGATGGAGTCCGATCCAGTGCGGCCGGATGTAGACTTGGGAACCTTAGGTGGCCGATCTGTGAAAGGGAAACTCGTGTCCAAGATCGTGAAGCGGTTGGAAGAGGCCGGTTTCGACGTGGGATTCGAGCAGGAATTCCAAGGTGGTGACATACTCGAGTATCATTGCGACGGAGAACGCGTTCAAGGCGTTCAACTGGAGCTCTCCGAGGAGCTAAGGGAGTTAGGAGAATATAGAGCCGTACAGGCTGTACTCGTAGTCGTTAATACAGTATTGGAGGAGGTGTAA
- the surE gene encoding 5'/3'-nucleotidase SurE, producing the protein MRILITNDDGIASPGLRAAVRACKSVGEVTVIAPATQQSGVGRSISLLEPVRVEEIEVEGIDALAISGTPADAVLIGAFSVMDEPPDLVVSGINLGENVSADVTTSGTVGAALEAYGNGIPAIAISQEVRDARARVDNSAKNVDFTLAIRVLKALLEGIRGVNWKGVLNVNVPDPDRWNGEIKVVPLASTMYRPRIEERYDPRGRQYYWIDGEIIQDPPEGTDLYELQRGSIVVTPLTIDITGDLDDAENVIKELRRALRG; encoded by the coding sequence GTGAGAATACTGATCACCAACGACGACGGTATAGCCTCTCCCGGTCTCCGAGCGGCTGTCCGCGCCTGCAAAAGTGTAGGTGAAGTTACCGTAATAGCTCCTGCGACACAGCAGAGTGGTGTAGGGCGCAGTATCTCTCTACTCGAGCCGGTGCGGGTGGAAGAGATAGAAGTGGAAGGCATCGACGCGCTCGCGATCTCCGGTACACCGGCGGATGCCGTCCTCATCGGAGCGTTCTCCGTTATGGACGAGCCACCCGATCTGGTGGTGTCGGGAATCAACCTCGGAGAGAACGTCAGCGCTGATGTCACGACCTCTGGGACCGTCGGTGCCGCGCTGGAAGCTTATGGGAATGGCATTCCGGCCATAGCGATCTCGCAGGAGGTCCGTGACGCTAGAGCACGCGTGGACAACAGCGCCAAGAACGTCGACTTCACCTTAGCCATCAGGGTCTTAAAGGCCCTACTTGAAGGGATTCGAGGGGTGAATTGGAAGGGTGTCCTGAACGTCAACGTGCCCGATCCGGATCGCTGGAACGGAGAAATTAAAGTGGTTCCACTAGCTTCCACGATGTACCGGCCTAGAATAGAAGAACGATACGATCCACGTGGACGTCAATACTACTGGATCGATGGAGAGATCATTCAAGATCCGCCCGAAGGAACCGACTTGTACGAACTCCAGCGGGGTTCCATAGTAGTCACGCCTCTGACGATTGATATCACCGGAGACTTAGACGATGCGGAAAACGTTATCAAGGAGCTCCGGCGCGCCCTGCGGGGATAA
- a CDS encoding sulfide-dependent adenosine diphosphate thiazole synthase has product MRVEREITSIILREGYEFINDCSESDVIVVGAGPAGLTCAYELAKNDVDVTVVERKLYVGGGMTGGGMLFPAGVIMEETAEVLEEVGVELRPAEAGLLVFNPVEAAVKLANAALEAGARILVGVEVEDVIERRGRVCGVVVNWTAVNAANMHVDPLAFESEYTVDATGHEAAVCKLAGIEVSGEGPMWAERGEELVVKHTQEVKPGLFVAGMAASAVKGAYRMGPIFGGMLESGKRAAEEILERLT; this is encoded by the coding sequence ATGCGCGTGGAAAGGGAGATCACTTCCATTATTCTTAGGGAAGGTTATGAGTTTATTAACGATTGTTCCGAAAGTGACGTCATCGTAGTAGGAGCAGGACCGGCCGGGTTGACCTGTGCCTACGAGCTCGCGAAGAACGACGTTGACGTTACAGTAGTGGAGCGGAAACTGTACGTGGGGGGCGGTATGACCGGTGGAGGGATGCTGTTCCCAGCGGGTGTCATCATGGAGGAAACTGCCGAAGTACTGGAAGAAGTCGGAGTAGAACTCCGTCCCGCTGAGGCGGGTCTCCTAGTGTTCAACCCCGTCGAAGCCGCCGTTAAGCTAGCGAATGCGGCCCTTGAGGCTGGAGCGAGGATTCTAGTGGGTGTAGAGGTCGAGGACGTCATCGAGCGCCGCGGAAGAGTATGTGGCGTAGTGGTGAACTGGACGGCGGTGAACGCCGCTAACATGCACGTCGATCCGCTAGCTTTCGAGTCCGAGTATACCGTAGACGCAACCGGACACGAGGCTGCAGTCTGCAAGCTAGCGGGCATCGAAGTGAGTGGGGAGGGACCCATGTGGGCTGAGCGCGGGGAAGAACTCGTAGTGAAACATACCCAAGAGGTGAAGCCTGGACTGTTCGTCGCCGGCATGGCAGCGTCGGCGGTGAAGGGCGCGTATAGGATGGGGCCCATCTTTGGAGGGATGCTCGAGTCAGGAAAGAGAGCGGCGGAGGAGATCCTCGAGCGGCTAACCTAG
- the aroD gene encoding type I 3-dehydroquinate dehydratase — translation MIIATLTGRTVEDMIELAIEAVEQGADALEVRLDYLENLDLSTALRAVRECTKYERVVATLRREEEGGLYKGDEDRRLEILERVSSEADYVDLEIDVAEEEIISPSCETIVSYHNFKNTPPKEELIGIRDRCAELGDVAKVVTMARGHEDALRILEVVRTAEAPTIGFAMGEEAKYTRVLSVLIGGFATYAAVRKKAAPGQLTVEETRKLLELLG, via the coding sequence TTGATCATCGCCACTCTTACAGGTAGGACCGTCGAGGACATGATAGAACTGGCTATAGAGGCCGTCGAGCAGGGTGCGGACGCTCTGGAAGTCAGGCTCGATTACTTGGAGAACTTAGACCTATCGACGGCGCTCAGAGCCGTACGGGAGTGTACTAAGTACGAACGCGTGGTGGCGACGCTCCGACGTGAAGAGGAGGGAGGACTGTACAAAGGAGATGAAGACAGGAGGCTCGAAATCCTGGAGCGGGTATCCTCCGAGGCCGACTACGTGGATTTGGAGATCGACGTAGCGGAGGAAGAGATCATAAGCCCGTCTTGTGAGACGATCGTGTCGTACCACAACTTCAAAAACACGCCACCTAAGGAGGAGCTGATCGGCATCAGGGACCGATGCGCTGAATTAGGAGACGTTGCGAAAGTCGTCACTATGGCCAGAGGACACGAAGACGCTCTGCGGATTTTGGAAGTAGTACGAACGGCGGAAGCACCCACTATAGGATTCGCGATGGGAGAGGAGGCCAAGTACACCAGGGTATTGAGTGTTCTGATCGGTGGGTTCGCGACTTACGCCGCTGTGAGGAAGAAAGCGGCACCAGGGCAACTGACGGTCGAGGAAACACGCAAGTTGCTGGAATTACTAGGTTAG
- a CDS encoding amidohydrolase family protein translates to MVIDVHNHLGEDIDGTVQTPQMLLARMEAAGVDIAVVFPFNDVDPGVCFSKANERIAKACKEYDEFVGFCRVDPNCEERAVEEVERCVEELGLKGVKLHPRSQSFYPDDPEAVRVVEKAADLGVPVILHTARGEPFSDPVRVGRLAEEVPDVQLIMAHMGKELGYDATIEVAENYENVYLEISLVKDPKVIEKAAEHVGDDRIVFGSDSPYGSPSVQLEIVKEADVNHDKILEENAANILGLR, encoded by the coding sequence ATGGTCATAGACGTGCATAACCATCTAGGAGAAGATATTGACGGCACAGTTCAAACACCCCAGATGCTGCTGGCGAGGATGGAAGCAGCGGGCGTAGATATCGCGGTAGTGTTTCCGTTCAATGATGTTGATCCGGGAGTGTGTTTCTCGAAAGCAAATGAGCGAATCGCGAAAGCGTGCAAGGAGTACGATGAGTTCGTGGGTTTCTGTCGGGTGGATCCGAACTGCGAGGAACGCGCCGTAGAGGAGGTAGAGAGATGCGTGGAAGAGCTGGGGCTTAAAGGCGTAAAGCTCCACCCCAGGAGCCAATCGTTCTACCCCGACGATCCCGAAGCCGTGAGGGTTGTCGAAAAAGCCGCAGACCTGGGAGTACCCGTGATACTCCACACCGCACGCGGTGAACCGTTCTCCGATCCCGTCCGCGTCGGTAGGTTGGCGGAGGAAGTTCCTGACGTTCAGCTGATCATGGCGCATATGGGTAAAGAGCTAGGGTATGATGCAACGATTGAGGTGGCGGAAAATTACGAGAATGTTTATCTCGAAATATCGTTGGTAAAAGACCCCAAAGTAATTGAGAAAGCGGCAGAACATGTGGGTGATGATCGAATAGTTTTTGGGTCAGATTCACCTTATGGTAGTCCATCTGTACAACTTGAGATCGTAAAAGAGGCGGATGTTAATCATGATAAAATCTTGGAGGAAAATGCTGCAAATATATTGGGGCTGCGGTGA
- the dapF gene encoding diaminopimelate epimerase: MQFWKVHGTRNDFVLVDETEEEVVPESDKPDFARWACNRRSGIGADGVVFIRSDPPSVEMRVFNRDGSEAEFCGNAARCVVKYVTEVRGENVKVLRTLSGVHRVVVLGGWIAVEVPEAEIKKVVELGYEVDAGVPHFVRLTERDPVRDFRSLTDDAKAIFSEYESIGGVNVTYAAPSVEELRVRTFERGVGWTPACGSGVVAASLVYSEIFGPFDEVSVRTAGGSLRVSLSDGPLLIGTAEIVYKGELRGDWRENTDHQRRRYSLSRSPSGCPRLQKCR, encoded by the coding sequence ATGCAATTTTGGAAAGTTCACGGTACTCGGAATGACTTCGTCCTTGTAGACGAAACCGAGGAAGAAGTGGTGCCTGAGAGTGATAAGCCTGACTTCGCGAGATGGGCGTGTAACCGACGGTCAGGTATAGGTGCCGACGGCGTGGTGTTCATACGTTCCGATCCTCCGAGTGTGGAGATGAGAGTGTTCAATCGGGACGGCTCCGAGGCCGAGTTCTGTGGGAATGCTGCGCGGTGTGTCGTGAAGTACGTGACGGAGGTGCGTGGAGAGAACGTTAAGGTCTTGAGAACGTTATCTGGAGTTCACCGAGTGGTGGTGCTGGGAGGTTGGATCGCTGTCGAGGTGCCCGAAGCCGAGATCAAGAAGGTGGTCGAGCTAGGTTACGAGGTGGACGCCGGTGTCCCGCACTTCGTTCGTCTCACTGAGCGGGATCCAGTTCGTGACTTCAGGAGCTTGACGGACGATGCCAAGGCTATTTTTTCCGAATATGAGTCGATAGGAGGTGTCAACGTAACCTACGCAGCACCCTCGGTGGAGGAATTGAGGGTCAGGACGTTCGAGCGTGGCGTCGGCTGGACGCCGGCGTGTGGGTCCGGAGTCGTCGCGGCTTCTCTAGTGTACTCAGAGATCTTTGGGCCGTTCGATGAAGTGAGTGTCCGGACGGCCGGAGGTAGCCTGCGCGTGTCGCTCTCCGACGGACCGTTGCTGATAGGGACGGCTGAGATCGTGTACAAGGGTGAACTGCGGGGTGATTGGCGTGAGAATACTGATCACCAACGACGACGGTATAGCCTCTCCCGGTCTCCGAGCGGCTGTCCGCGCCTGCAAAAGTGTAGGTGA